The window TTAAGAAAACTTAATAGCTAAGAATAATTAATAACTAAAAAAACTTAATAGttaagttttcttagtaactaaGTTTACACATCAGACAAATGTCTAATAACAATCTTAGATACACTAACAATCACCACTTTTTAATTACTTCATACATCACAATCCTAATCAATTTCAGATAATTCAAATAACCCATAGAAAATGGATTTTTATCATTATTCATTAATCATGACGTGCAAGGAACGCTTAACATATATTAGAGGTTATTAAAATAAAATGTTTCTATCAAACACGCGAAACATGCGGAGTAAAATGTTTTTTTTACtcgtattatttaaaatatatacccTTCGGCTACAAAAAATGGCATTTAGCATCTAACATTCTCATATATTTCTTGCACATTGGAAGAGCTTAACATAATTCCACAACccagtaataattattataatgtgtAAAAAATCTAACAAAAATGAAATATGTTGTTACTGAGTTTTTAGTAACTGTCACTACACGTATCGAACACGCATTATTTGTAACGCACGACCCACTATTTGATGATGTAACAGCCTACATGATTTTCACGTGACAAAAAATATTAGTTAATAGATGCGTATGTTATCTTCTGATACATATAATGCAATAATAAATAATTGAGAGTGTGACATACAATATCAAAATCGTGAGAAACAATATCAAAATCTTGAAAGAAATTCAGCTATGTTCCTTTGAGTGGATATCGAATCGTGCGAAAGATATTGAGATCGATTGGCTAGTATGGATTACAAGTCCGAACAAGATTGTAATGTCGGGGTAGTTCTAGTCTTGTAATATAGGTGATCATGTTTCTATTTAGGTAACAAGTGTTTAGTTAGTTAGTAAGGTTGTTCGTTTTCAAAGTCGCTCGTTTGGTAGTTATTTAAGCCTTGTTCTCCAAGGCCTAATCGTTTGTATCATCATATTAATAAAAtggtttgctttaaaaaaaaaaaaaaaaaacaatatcaAAACGAAGATCGACaaacaaagtatatatattaagttatagtTGGGATTTAGTTTCAAGCACTTTATTTCTTCTATGAAGACAATTAATTGTAGATTTACAAACTAACAGAATGAATAAAAGCAGCAATTCTTTTCTTGACCTCGTTGGGGTTAGCACCGACAACTTTATCCATCACTTTTCCTTTTTGTTTATTGTCCAATTTTATCATAATAAAGGTAGGCATAGCTTTAATTTGCATCTTCTTCATTACACCCTGCAAGGTACACAAAccactagtatataatttatctctagTCATACTTTTAACCCGCAACTTCATAATTGAATGGTTATCTTTATACCGATGAGCCAATTTTGACAACTCATACACTACGATCACTAATTAATTCACGAATATATACAATTATAATACTTGAACTCAAAACTGGTATGATATTGGAAGGGTTATCTCGACGCTAAGCAATTGGCCCTTTTGTTCTAAATATATAATCTTACCTTCACATCATCTACATCAACGGATAAGAAAAGGGTGTCTTTATGAATCATAGCTTGTTCTTCAAACACTGGCTTCATCGTCATTGCCGGCTTGCACCATGCCGCTGTGAAATACATTATCACCTTGAAAAGTATCACATTAAGTTTGTAATAGTCCAtaagcttttataaataaaaacaaatgttAACATCAAATTAATTAGTTTGAACTTACAGGAATAGTTGTTTGGTGCATAAGTTTAGATGTGATCATGTTCCATGTTTTCTGAGAATCTATTTGCACAACTCTTGACTTGACAACCTTTTCAACCATATTTTCTAATGCAATTTTTGATAGTTAGTTATACATGAAGGCATTCTAATTCTACTATTTATAGGAAGGTGAGGGTAGCAACTAGCAAATAGCAACCCCATTCTTTGTTAGAGCCAATATTATTTTTTTAGGTGTATTAAAATaaaatttattttacattacaataaaTATAATCCTCATATTATATTCCAAACCAAGTTTATAGAAAAGGCATATTACCCCAGGATTTGGTCATTAAATTTGTGTACTAGTATCAAAAGtctaattattactccgtatttaacatggcTAAAACGTGTCTTGAATTTTTCTCTTTCTAAATGACCTTCTTTTACACTAATAACGTAAAGTCGTTTGGACCGTTCACACCATAAGAAGTTGTCTCCTCGTTTATAAGAAGgtacattatttttatttataatttttgcTAAAATAATGATTAAATGATACCAAGATTATATTAGATACCAAGATTTAGATTTGATACCAAGATTAGATTAAATGATTAATTTATGGATCTATTCTGACGTGGTTGTTTTCTAATTTCTTggtagtatttttttatttttcttattctTTCAAATAGCAATCATATTTTATCACATTACTCATAACATTAGTTTAACAATCCCATTTTTCATAATATTATCACAGGAATATGAATAAACACTTCTTTTTTCGAAAAGCAAGCAATAATATTAAAAACTCGAGCAAGAGTCAAGCAAGAAGCCAGACACATAAAACACGAACTATAGCCCCCGTTACAAACCGATTCTGGAGGCTATAAATGAGAAATAACATTGTTGTTGCTAAGACCGCAACTCTAACTCCACTAATTACACGATGCAATATTTAAGAGGATTGGTTAACCATTCTAGCAACTCGATATTCTCCTTTTTATACCGCGAAGCAACCCATTCAAAGGATTTTAGTTGGATTTCCATGAGTGCCGATGATCCGTtccaaatcttgttttgagaaaaCTTTATGATTATGATTCCTCCAAATTAAATAACCACACTTCCACATCAAAGTTTGCCAAATACATGAGCATATCAAGGATAGAGAACGGTTACATTTACCACGAAAAGCCTCATTAATACTTAGATTAGCAACCGCTCCTAGATTCTACCACTTATAAACCCTTTCCCAAATGTCCATCGATAGTCGACAAAATAGCATTGAGTGATCAATTGACTCGATGTCGTCATCACATATGGGGCATCTAACGGAGTCGAGATCTATACATCTTTTGTCAAGTTCGGTACGAACCGGAATCCGTCTATTAAATACCCTCCATATGAAGATTTCGACTTTCAATGGTACAAGGTTGTTCCGCAATGTTTTCTTTCGTGTTCTGCAATCTtgaattaaaaatatcattaattaaTCTCGTGAGTTTCTTTGTAGTGAAGATACCATTTGCTGTAAGTTTCCAGTTCCACGAATCCATCATCAAATGTTGTTTCGAGTACGAGTTCAACAATGAGGAGAGTCCATGTAGTTCACCACATGCTCGTCCAGAAGGATCCCCGGTACAGTTCCAGTTTGCGCGCCTAGAGCCTCCTGTCCATGTAACTCTGTCACTAATCGTGGCCTGTTGAACTGCATCCAAATGAAATAGCCGTCCGAACATGTGTTTTAACGGCTTATCCCCTAGTCAATGGTCTTCCGAGAAGTATGTTTCCATGCCATTGCCGATCTATTTGAAGAAGGAGTTGCTGAAATTTACACCTAGCTTCTCGGAGTCATAATCTGCACGAAGTATATTAGACCAAACACCATTTTCCATTGAGGCCGATTAAGGCCCGAAAGAGAAAGTAGCCTGTTAGCATCATGTATGCTTTTCAAGACTTTAACCCAAAGAGAATTTGACTCCGTTTTAATTCGCCAAAATCACTTCCCTAAGAGTGCAAGATTTTTTACCAGAAGGGATTCACTGTTTAGACCTCCATCACCATAAGGTAAAAGAGAGTTCGTCCATTTGATCCAAGTTAATTTTTTACACTCACCCGACCCGCCTCATAAGAAATATTCACGGATACTCTCAAGACAATTATGACACACAAGAGAGCTCGAAAGAGGGGGAAATAATATAGCGGTAAATTACTAAGGACCGATTTAACTAGCGTTAACCTTCCACCAAAACCGATTTAGATTTCCAATTTCCAAATCGATCTGAATAAATACTTTGAATAGTCTAACTTATCAATATTAGTGTTCGATTCAGCTCCAATCTAtgctaaaaaaaaataacaatcaaGTTGAATTTAAAATTAACAGCATAATCAAGTTTGAAAGTTTGTTTAGCTATTTTTCCTTATAAACAATTTGAATAAAATATACTATAATGTCCTTATCCTAGGTTTCTTCCTTTATAGCTCATCTTTTTTCCCAACAAATTTATCTTTTTTcccactatttttttttttttttttttttaaaggcaagttaattttattatatttatctATGTGATTGCTTAACCAATACTAGAATTCAACATGATGTATTAATATTTTAGTGAAGATAATATCTATTATCATAAATGCCACTTGATGATTGGTGatgcaaattaccaaatcaaaccaatcatatatacttatattcttttttaattgttattgttatgttattatcttAACAATATCGTAACAGAAAATAAGATGTCAAAGGAGTGCGTTTTTGGTTAACTTGTACTCCGTAACTAATAGTTAGATCCTACATTTCACATTataatttattttcattttcattattatattGACTTTAAAAGACGATATATGAAACGTTCATCCAGGTTTATTTTAGAGTGAAATTACATATATACCCTTAGTTTTAGGATGCAGATTTTGTGGCCAGTAAAGCCCCTCAATTT of the Rutidosis leptorrhynchoides isolate AG116_Rl617_1_P2 chromosome 5, CSIRO_AGI_Rlap_v1, whole genome shotgun sequence genome contains:
- the LOC139848509 gene encoding thioredoxin-like protein CXXS1; the encoded protein is MVEKVVKSRVVQIDSQKTWNMITSKLMHQTTIPVIMYFTAAWCKPAMTMKPVFEEQAMIHKDTLFLSVDVDDVKGVMKKMQIKAMPTFIMIKLDNKQKGKVMDKVVGANPNEVKKRIAAFIHSAVTSSNSGSCVTNNACSIRVVTVTKNSDCDV